A genomic segment from Aegilops tauschii subsp. strangulata cultivar AL8/78 chromosome 1, Aet v6.0, whole genome shotgun sequence encodes:
- the LOC109753145 gene encoding uncharacterized protein has product MAARSLSLLKAIRRLDPIVVREGGIIVRLSLASTTSLPRSAVDGKACFPSLDVQRRFYSSQEGSEAVLRDTVKQGVQVGLRNAFKDLNFEAGASSEVRFVVVREVVDAAVVDALKEANLYSDQLPVLFEEQEFIKLAVKQGFTEAVQEMEQRSTCQTPLQKGVFDTAIVGLKRDLELASKTTMQELKNGSDEKFESAMDSLTEKLNVFMRTYEDMFSVYEVVDVASRTDTTMEGDEPDQTNSTMEGGDADATKFTMEVAKADSTNIIK; this is encoded by the exons ATGGCGGCGAGATCCCTCTCTCTGCTGAAGGCCATCCGCCGTTTGGATCCGATTGTAGTCCGGGAAGGAGG CATCATTGTGAGGCTTTCGTTGGCTAGTACTACCTCATTACCTCGATCTGCAGTCGACGGCAAGGCCTGCTTTCCATCCTTGGATGTTCAACGTCGATTCTACAGTTCTCAGGAG GGCTCCGAGGCTGTTCTTAGGGATACAGTTAAGCAAGGGGTTCAGGTTGGTTTGAGAAATGCTTTCAAGGATTTGAACTTT GAGGCTGGTGCCAGTTCAGAGGTTAGATTTGTTGTGGTCAGAGAGGTTGTAGATGCAGCAGTCGTTGATGCTCTTAAAGAGGCCAACCTCTACTCTGATCAACTGCCT GTCCTATTTGAGGAGCAAGAATTTATCAAACTTGCTGTTAAACAGGGTTTTACTGAGGCCGTTCAAGAAATGGAACAGCGCAGTACTTGCCAAACGCCCCTTCAGAAGGGG GTGTTTGACACTGCTATTGTTGGTCTTAAAAGGGATCTGGAATTGGCTTCTAAAACTACCATGCAAGAACTGAAAAATGGCTCTGATGAAAAGTTTGAATCGGCCATGGACAGCTTGACAGAAAAGCTGAATGTTTTTATGCGAACATATGAAGACATGTTTTCTGTTTATGAG GTAGTAGATGTGGCTTCACGAACTGACACCACTATGGAAGGAGATGAGCCTGATCAAACAAACTCAACCATG GAAGGGGGTGATGCTGATGCGACAAAGTTTACCATGGAAGTAGCTAAGGCTGATAGTACAAACATTATAAAG TAA